A window of the Eubalaena glacialis isolate mEubGla1 chromosome 9, mEubGla1.1.hap2.+ XY, whole genome shotgun sequence genome harbors these coding sequences:
- the IER5L gene encoding immediate early response gene 5-like protein, which translates to MECALDAQSLISISLRKIHSSRTQRGGIKLHKNLLVSYVLRNARQLYLSERYAELYRRQQQQQQQQPPHHQHQHLAYAAPGMPASAADFGPLQLGGGGDAEAREPVARHQLHQLHQLHQLHLQQQLHQHQHPAPRGCAAAAAGAPAGGAGALSELPGCAALQPPHGAPHRGQPLEPLQPGPAPLPPPAPTALCPRDPRASAACSAPSAPPGAAPQAATAASPPTSPAPASSPGFYRGAYPAPSDFGVHCSSQTTVLDLDTHVVTTVENGYLHQDCCASAHCPCCGQGAPGPGLASAAGCKRKYYPGQEEEDDDEEDAGDLGAEPPGGVPFAPCKRARFEDFCPDSSPDASNISNLISIFGSGFSGLVSRQPDSSEQPPPLNGQLCAKQALASLGAWTRAIVAF; encoded by the coding sequence ATGGAGTGCGCCCTGGACGCCCAGAGCCTGATCAGCATCTCCCTGCGCAAGATCCACAGCTCCCGGACCCAGCGCGGCGGCATCAAGCTGCACAAGAACCTCCTGGTGTCCTACGTGCTCCGCAACGCGCGCCAGCTCTACCTGAGCGAGCGCTACGCCGAGCTCTACCGgcgccagcagcagcagcaacagcagcagccgccccaccaccagcaccagcacctCGCGTACGCGGCGCCGGGCATGCCGGCCAGCGCGGCCGACTTCGGCCCGCTCCAACTTGGCGGCGGCGGGGACGCGGAGGCGCGCGAACCTGTCGCCCGGCACCAGCTGCACCAGCTCCACCAGCTCCACCAGCTGCACCTCCAGCAGCAGCTGCACCAGCACCAGCACCCGGCGCCCAGGGgctgcgcggcggcggcggccggggcGCCCGCGGGCGGCGCGGGGGCGCTCTCGGAGCTGCCCGGGTGCGCCGCGCTCCAGCCGCCGCACGGCGCGCCCCACCGCGGGCAGCCCTTGGAGCCGCTGCAGCCGGGTCCTgcgccgctgccgccgcccgCGCCCACCGCGCTCTGCCCGCGGGACCCTCGCGCCTCGGCCGCCTGCTCCGCGCCCTCCGCGCCCCCAGGGGCCGCCCCTCAGGCGGCTACCGCCGCCTCCCCGCCCACCTCCCCGGCCCCCGCCTCCTCCCCCGGCTTCTACCGGGGCGCGTACCCGGCCCCCTCGGACTTCGGCGTGCACTGCAGCAGCCAGACCACCGTGCTGGACCTGGACACTCACGTGGTGACCACGGTGGAGAACGGCTACTTGCACCAAGACTGCTGCGCCTCCGCCCACTGCCCCTGCTGTGGCCAGGGCGCCCCGGGACCCGGCCTGGCGTCCGCCGCCGGCTGCAAGCGCAAGTATTACCcaggccaggaggaggaggacgacgaCGAGGAGGACGCGGGCGACCTGGGGGCCGAGCCCCCCGGGGGCGTCCCGTTCGCCCCCTGCAAGCGCGCCCGCTTCGAGGACTTCTGCCCGGACTCGTCCCCGGACGCGTCCAACATCTCAAACTTGATCTCCATCTTTGGCTCGGGCTTCTCCGGGCTAGTGAGCCGACAGCCGGACTCCTCTGAGCAGCCGCCGCCGCTCAACGGGCAGCTGTGCGCCAAGCAGGCGCTCGCCAGCCTCGGCGCCTGGACTCGAGCCATTGTCGCCTTCTAG